From Chryseobacterium gallinarum, one genomic window encodes:
- a CDS encoding DUF1569 domain-containing protein, giving the protein MVRKRLSNVIYFEEIKDRISRLSQDSKAKWGQMNVCQMLKHCDLVLQIALQKVELPRINLLFRIIGATTKIEMYVFNNGIPRNMPTFQKLIVNFECDFDESKTNLLNTLEEFRKACEASKLPDRHRLFGSMTEKDWDFLEYKHLDHHLKQFSV; this is encoded by the coding sequence TTGGTAAGGAAGAGATTAAGCAACGTTATCTACTTTGAGGAAATTAAAGACAGAATTTCCAGGTTGTCTCAGGATTCCAAAGCGAAATGGGGGCAAATGAATGTCTGCCAAATGCTGAAACATTGTGATCTGGTCCTTCAGATCGCATTGCAAAAAGTTGAATTACCCCGGATTAATCTTCTTTTTAGGATAATAGGGGCAACCACTAAGATAGAAATGTATGTTTTTAATAACGGAATTCCCAGAAACATGCCTACTTTTCAAAAACTAATTGTTAATTTTGAGTGTGATTTTGATGAATCAAAAACCAATCTGCTGAATACCCTGGAAGAATTCCGGAAAGCGTGTGAAGCTTCAAAACTGCCGGACCGTCACAGATTATTCGGAAGTATGACTGAAAAAGACTGGGATTTTTTAGAATATAAACATCTTGATCATCATTTAAAACAATTTAGTGTATGA
- a CDS encoding YfiT family bacillithiol transferase yields the protein MSNLEKKKFPIGPFEVPENICDTTLDAYIKVIKDFPGKLKNLIENLTDDQLDTPYREGGWTVRQVINHIADSHMNSFIRFKLALTEDNPTIKPYDEAKWAELQDSIHMPIKPAMRMIKGTHQRWTVLLKSLTNKQFERTFHHPEHNRNYNLRDNLALYVWHCNHHFAHIENLKKDKGW from the coding sequence ATGAGTAATTTAGAGAAAAAAAAATTTCCTATAGGTCCGTTTGAAGTACCGGAAAATATTTGCGATACCACTTTGGATGCCTATATTAAAGTGATAAAAGACTTTCCGGGTAAACTAAAGAATCTCATTGAAAACCTTACAGATGACCAGCTGGATACGCCTTACAGAGAAGGGGGATGGACTGTAAGACAAGTTATCAATCATATTGCAGACAGCCATATGAATAGTTTTATCCGCTTTAAATTAGCCCTTACGGAAGACAATCCGACCATTAAGCCTTATGATGAAGCCAAATGGGCAGAGCTGCAGGACAGCATTCATATGCCAATAAAGCCCGCCATGAGAATGATAAAAGGGACTCATCAAAGGTGGACAGTACTTCTTAAAAGTCTTACCAATAAGCAGTTTGAGCGTACTTTTCATCATCCCGAGCATAACAGGAATTATAATTTGAGGGATAATCTTGCCTTGTATGTATGGCATTGTAACCATCATTTTGCACATATTGAAAATCTGAAGAAAGACAAAGGTTGGTAA
- a CDS encoding catalase: MKTNEQNNEKADQLKWHTTYNENEKLTTNQGLKINNNQDSLKAGERGPTLLEDFILREKITHFDHERIPERVVHARGSGAHGVFKLTKSLKNYTKAKFLTEVGKETPVFIRFSTVAGSKGSTDLARDVRGFAVKFYTEEGNYDLVANNMPVFFIQDAIKFPDLVHAVKPEPDNEIPQAASAHDTFWDFISLMPESMHMIMWLMSDRAIPRSFRMMEGFGVHSFKFINDEGKVHFVKFHFKPRLGVHSVAWNEAQTISGVDPDFHKRDLWEAIENGDYPEWDLGVQLIPEEDEDRFDFDLLDPTKLVPEEEVPVELVGTLTLNRNPDNFFAETEQIAFHPGHIVPGIDFTNDPLLQGRLFSYTDTQLSRLGSPNFHEIPINRSINTVHNNQRDGHMRQQIVKGKSSYDPNSIGMGCPFQAMMSEGGFTSHEERVSGAKIRQRSKSFVDHYSQAKLFYNSQSTPEKIHLQNALIFELSKVTHPKIRERVVGQLGYIDMFLAWRVAEKLGVEVKQLEWPNQSIPADADPIELQSQEREPNTKVSDALSMKNTVKNTIKTRKIGFIMANGVEAGTIYDLKEKLEKEGAKTEIIAPSLAPVRTNDGTDLIPKHSLTSIRSVCFDALYICAGEDAVKELMAPDNKQHVLHFINEAYKHCKAIYFGENTEPLYQSSNVALRKHEDPGIITWDDQNPADKFINAIAQHRVWDLELERNTQS; the protein is encoded by the coding sequence ATGAAAACGAATGAACAAAATAATGAAAAAGCAGACCAGCTGAAGTGGCACACCACTTATAATGAGAATGAAAAGCTAACCACGAATCAGGGGCTGAAGATTAACAATAACCAGGACTCTTTAAAAGCAGGAGAAAGGGGCCCGACTTTGCTGGAAGATTTTATTCTGAGGGAAAAAATCACCCATTTTGACCATGAAAGAATTCCTGAGAGGGTGGTACATGCCAGAGGCTCGGGAGCACATGGTGTTTTTAAGCTTACCAAAAGCCTTAAAAATTATACCAAAGCTAAATTTTTAACGGAGGTAGGTAAGGAAACTCCTGTCTTTATAAGGTTTTCAACAGTTGCCGGAAGTAAAGGAAGTACAGATCTGGCAAGAGATGTGCGCGGGTTTGCGGTAAAATTTTATACAGAAGAAGGAAATTATGACCTGGTAGCGAATAATATGCCGGTATTCTTTATTCAGGATGCCATTAAGTTTCCTGATCTCGTTCATGCTGTAAAGCCGGAACCCGATAATGAAATTCCCCAGGCAGCTTCTGCACATGATACTTTTTGGGATTTTATTTCATTGATGCCGGAAAGCATGCATATGATCATGTGGCTGATGAGTGACAGGGCTATTCCGAGAAGTTTCAGGATGATGGAAGGGTTTGGGGTACATTCTTTTAAATTTATTAATGATGAAGGAAAAGTACACTTTGTTAAATTCCATTTCAAACCTAGGCTTGGAGTACATTCGGTAGCCTGGAATGAAGCTCAGACTATTTCGGGAGTGGATCCTGATTTCCATAAAAGAGATCTGTGGGAAGCCATTGAAAACGGAGACTATCCTGAATGGGATTTGGGAGTACAGCTGATTCCTGAAGAAGATGAAGATCGTTTTGATTTTGATCTTCTTGATCCTACAAAACTGGTTCCCGAAGAAGAGGTTCCCGTAGAACTTGTAGGGACATTAACATTAAACAGAAATCCGGATAATTTTTTCGCAGAAACGGAACAGATTGCTTTTCATCCGGGACATATTGTTCCGGGAATTGATTTCACCAATGATCCGCTATTGCAGGGAAGATTATTTTCATATACAGATACCCAATTATCCAGACTGGGATCTCCAAATTTCCACGAAATCCCGATCAACAGATCTATCAATACCGTCCACAATAATCAGCGGGATGGCCATATGAGGCAGCAGATTGTCAAAGGGAAAAGTAGCTATGATCCTAATTCTATAGGAATGGGCTGTCCTTTCCAGGCTATGATGTCTGAAGGAGGATTTACTTCCCACGAGGAAAGAGTCTCCGGGGCAAAAATCCGACAAAGGAGCAAAAGCTTTGTAGACCATTATTCTCAGGCCAAATTATTTTATAACAGCCAGTCAACTCCGGAAAAAATACATCTACAGAATGCATTGATTTTTGAGCTTTCAAAAGTAACGCATCCTAAAATAAGAGAAAGAGTAGTAGGACAGCTTGGGTATATCGATATGTTCTTGGCATGGAGGGTAGCTGAAAAACTGGGGGTTGAAGTAAAGCAGCTGGAGTGGCCTAACCAAAGCATACCTGCCGATGCTGATCCTATAGAACTCCAAAGCCAGGAAAGAGAGCCTAATACCAAGGTTTCGGATGCCTTAAGTATGAAAAATACGGTTAAAAATACCATTAAAACCCGGAAAATTGGATTTATCATGGCCAATGGCGTAGAAGCAGGCACCATTTATGATCTTAAAGAAAAACTGGAGAAAGAAGGAGCCAAAACTGAGATTATTGCTCCCAGCTTAGCCCCTGTACGTACAAATGATGGTACAGATCTTATCCCAAAACATTCTTTAACCAGTATAAGAAGTGTTTGTTTTGATGCCCTTTATATTTGTGCCGGTGAAGACGCTGTGAAAGAACTTATGGCTCCTGACAATAAGCAGCATGTGCTTCACTTTATCAATGAAGCCTATAAACATTGTAAAGCTATTTATTTTGGTGAAAATACGGAGCCTCTTTACCAGAGTTCAAATGTTGCTTTAAGAAAGCATGAGGATCCGGGAATTATTACCTGGGATGATCAAAATCCTGCAGATAAGTTCATTAATGCCATAGCCCAACATAGGGTTTGGGATCTTGAACTGGAAAGGAACACCCAATCATAA
- a CDS encoding T9SS type A sorting domain-containing protein — MKINLFERSLLIKIKILSVFLFLTNSMFFAQTRIYASAQNFQINGVCAACNVLNPENAVGSNEADFSSLQVPLGLFARIEQSVIFPNSKADYSKVAIGIGTGGVALSANVLGSISIETFNGNTTNDDYRMLNNSLIKLGANPTEGTIELTNSKPYDRIKITLHGGLLALNDQLRIYYAYQVQDSKAYANFQTSTKFDPVTGNGVVNPNFAVGNDEVNCSVLRIGRGQLGTVEQTLSFLFPVNNFLTKVVIGIGTDQPVLTPELLKKISIETMKGEVSNVDKKYVSQNMLSIGLNPNEGIIEFTPTKSFDKVKISMESLNDIDQELKVFYIYHTSPSLFSCDPPPFNPIHHYPFNNNIEDAIGGLHLIPTDNSFIILEPDAICDKALRTVLHNRGTYNTASNENFINHSKTISFWARLPILPLSIEAYGILIANEEGTFSVFAADGRITEEFQTGQNNHFTITYSEDRPNNEAKLCLYKNGYAKLNEASCITTDILEIHNPNYNITGNLSITLPPASPDFSMDELLIYDRALSATEAEQLFLSYNKPQIPRKYYPISGVNNNNTDLVEEKLKLSPNPTSGLITLAGNIEFNDSEISVIDTFGKEVYHSKFRYKTFELPATLSGGVYILNVKTKGRKNYSQKIILRR, encoded by the coding sequence ATGAAAATAAATTTATTTGAACGTTCCTTACTGATAAAGATAAAAATACTGAGTGTATTCTTATTTTTAACAAACTCGATGTTTTTTGCACAAACTAGAATTTATGCAAGCGCCCAAAATTTCCAAATCAATGGAGTATGTGCGGCTTGTAACGTCTTGAATCCCGAAAATGCTGTTGGCTCTAATGAAGCTGATTTTTCCTCTCTTCAGGTTCCGTTAGGATTATTTGCTAGAATAGAGCAATCTGTAATATTTCCAAATTCAAAAGCTGATTATTCCAAGGTCGCCATTGGTATTGGCACTGGAGGAGTAGCACTATCAGCCAATGTATTGGGCTCAATTTCTATAGAAACTTTTAATGGAAATACCACTAACGATGATTACAGAATGTTAAACAATAGCTTGATTAAATTAGGGGCAAACCCAACAGAAGGAACGATTGAGCTAACAAACTCTAAGCCATATGATCGTATTAAAATAACTCTTCATGGAGGGCTTCTTGCATTAAATGATCAGCTAAGAATATACTATGCATATCAAGTGCAGGATTCCAAAGCATATGCGAATTTTCAGACCTCAACTAAATTTGATCCTGTTACAGGCAATGGAGTAGTTAATCCCAATTTTGCAGTAGGAAACGACGAAGTCAACTGTTCCGTATTGAGAATTGGGAGAGGGCAACTGGGAACTGTCGAACAAACATTAAGTTTCTTATTTCCTGTTAATAATTTTTTAACAAAAGTTGTTATTGGCATTGGCACAGATCAGCCCGTTCTTACCCCTGAACTCTTAAAAAAAATAAGCATCGAAACAATGAAAGGCGAAGTTTCCAATGTGGACAAAAAATACGTTTCGCAGAATATGCTTTCCATAGGTTTGAATCCTAATGAAGGAATAATAGAATTCACACCTACCAAATCATTTGACAAAGTCAAAATCAGTATGGAATCACTGAATGATATCGATCAGGAACTTAAAGTTTTCTATATCTATCATACCTCCCCAAGTTTATTTAGTTGTGATCCTCCGCCGTTTAATCCAATCCATCATTATCCATTTAATAATAATATTGAAGACGCAATAGGAGGACTACACCTTATCCCTACTGACAATTCATTTATTATACTTGAGCCTGATGCTATATGCGATAAGGCCCTCCGTACAGTTTTGCATAATCGGGGCACTTATAATACAGCATCGAATGAAAATTTTATAAATCATTCCAAAACAATTTCATTTTGGGCACGACTTCCCATTCTACCTCTTTCAATAGAAGCCTATGGAATTTTAATAGCTAATGAAGAGGGTACTTTTTCAGTATTTGCAGCTGATGGTAGAATTACTGAAGAATTCCAAACTGGTCAAAATAATCATTTTACAATAACTTACTCAGAAGATCGCCCTAATAACGAAGCAAAACTATGCTTGTATAAAAATGGTTACGCTAAACTTAATGAAGCATCATGTATAACAACAGACATTTTAGAAATTCATAACCCTAATTACAATATAACTGGAAATTTATCAATTACACTACCTCCTGCAAGCCCAGACTTTAGTATGGATGAACTTCTTATATATGACCGTGCTCTTTCGGCGACGGAAGCAGAGCAATTATTTCTATCCTATAATAAACCACAGATTCCTAGAAAATATTACCCGATCTCAGGCGTTAATAATAATAACACAGATTTAGTAGAAGAAAAATTAAAACTTTCCCCGAACCCAACTTCAGGACTCATCACACTTGCCGGAAATATTGAATTTAATGATTCGGAAATTTCTGTTATTGATACTTTTGGGAAAGAAGTATACCATTCAAAATTCCGATACAAAACATTTGAATTACCCGCTACATTATCAGGGGGAGTTTATATCCTTAATGTGAAAACAAAGGGAAGAAAAAACTATTCTCAAAAAATCATTCTTCGAAGATAA
- the pncA gene encoding bifunctional nicotinamidase/pyrazinamidase — MKKALIIVDVQNDFCEGGALAVPGANEIIPYINLLMEENEYDQIVLTQDWHPAGHKSFASSNGRNVGESIILNGIPQFMWPDHCIQGTFGAEFHKDLNRDKVTHIIQKGKNIEIDSYSGFQDNNHFMKTGLDDFLKYHDIQLLEIVGLAMDYCVKFTCLDAVANGYVTCLHFNGTRAVNVKPDNGRDAIYEMIEKGVTILG, encoded by the coding sequence ATGAAAAAAGCGTTAATAATAGTCGATGTACAGAACGATTTTTGTGAAGGAGGGGCACTTGCCGTACCGGGAGCCAATGAAATCATCCCTTACATTAATCTCCTGATGGAAGAAAATGAATATGACCAGATCGTTCTGACTCAGGACTGGCACCCCGCGGGACATAAGAGCTTTGCAAGCAGTAATGGCAGGAATGTGGGGGAAAGTATCATCCTCAATGGTATTCCGCAGTTTATGTGGCCGGATCATTGTATTCAGGGAACTTTTGGTGCAGAATTCCACAAAGACCTTAACCGTGATAAAGTGACCCATATTATACAAAAAGGTAAGAATATCGAAATCGACAGCTATAGCGGCTTTCAGGATAACAACCACTTTATGAAAACAGGATTGGATGATTTCTTGAAATATCATGATATCCAATTGTTGGAAATTGTAGGATTGGCAATGGATTATTGTGTTAAATTTACCTGCCTGGATGCCGTAGCAAACGGTTATGTAACTTGCCTTCATTTTAACGGAACCCGCGCGGTGAATGTAAAACCGGACAATGGCAGAGATGCCATCTATGAAATGATCGAAAAGGGAGTAACTATCCTTGGATAA
- the ytxJ gene encoding bacillithiol system redox-active protein YtxJ, whose translation MSFFDKIFGGKNESPDQKSFWKKIESEEDLEKVIERSYHHKIAIFKHSTSCFISRTVLKNFEREVESSNQKVELYYLDLLAYRSISNKISADLDIRHESPQLIVIENGKPVNSASHQDISLSQIV comes from the coding sequence ATGAGTTTTTTTGATAAAATATTCGGTGGAAAAAATGAATCCCCTGATCAAAAATCTTTCTGGAAAAAGATAGAATCTGAAGAAGATCTGGAAAAAGTCATTGAGCGTTCCTACCATCATAAAATAGCAATATTTAAACATTCCACCAGCTGTTTTATCAGCAGGACAGTACTGAAAAATTTTGAACGGGAAGTAGAAAGCTCAAATCAGAAAGTAGAATTGTATTATTTGGATTTATTGGCTTACAGGTCTATTTCCAATAAAATTTCTGCAGATCTGGACATCAGACATGAAAGTCCGCAATTGATCGTTATTGAAAACGGAAAGCCCGTGAACAGCGCCTCGCACCAGGATATTTCTTTAAGCCAGATTGTATAA
- a CDS encoding YciE/YciF ferroxidase family protein — translation MISKTTKTTGTTASPVKEMTVDNASVKKDEMKNSSLHKFFISALKDIYYAENAILEALEKMQDAATTDELKEAFEDHHLQTQKHVKRLEKVFGLIDEKPEKKECEAIKGIIKEGEEVIKSTEEGSMTRDAALIIAAQKVEHYEIATYGGLAQLAITMGHDKAAELLERTLQEEEDTDEELTEIAENFINFDAEKEG, via the coding sequence ATGATTAGTAAAACCACAAAAACAACCGGCACTACGGCTTCTCCGGTAAAAGAAATGACTGTAGATAATGCATCTGTAAAAAAAGATGAAATGAAAAATTCGTCTCTGCATAAGTTCTTCATCAGTGCCCTTAAAGATATCTATTACGCTGAAAATGCCATCCTGGAAGCATTGGAAAAAATGCAGGATGCTGCTACTACTGATGAATTGAAGGAAGCTTTTGAAGACCATCATCTTCAGACTCAAAAGCATGTAAAACGGCTTGAAAAGGTTTTCGGGCTTATTGATGAAAAACCTGAAAAAAAAGAATGTGAGGCCATAAAAGGAATCATTAAAGAAGGTGAAGAGGTTATCAAATCTACTGAAGAAGGTTCCATGACAAGAGATGCCGCACTTATTATTGCTGCTCAGAAAGTAGAACATTATGAAATAGCTACTTATGGTGGTCTTGCACAGCTGGCAATTACCATGGGACATGATAAAGCTGCTGAACTTCTTGAGAGAACCCTTCAGGAGGAAGAAGATACCGATGAAGAGCTCACAGAAATTGCAGAAAACTTCATCAATTTTGATGCAGAAAAAGAAGGTTAG
- a CDS encoding DMT family transporter: MTTDTISKEQAINGWINGFIGVLLFSGSMPATKLAVMEMNPVFVTIARAVIAGILALSVLLLYKEKRPEKTQIFSLILVAIGCVIGFPLLSSLALQHLSSAHSIVFLGMLPLSTAVFGVLRGGERPHPVFWFFSVVGSLLVMGYAFSQGISASPVGDLLMLLAVILCGLGYAEGAKLSKSLGGWQVISWALVLSLPVMLPLFFIYFPNNPGTISFKGWFGLGYISLFSMFIGFIFWYKGLAQGGISSVGQLQLLQPFFGLALAAYFLHEQVSAGMVGVTVGVIVCVAGTKKFAK; the protein is encoded by the coding sequence ATGACGACCGATACAATATCAAAAGAACAGGCAATAAACGGATGGATTAACGGATTCATAGGAGTATTGCTTTTCAGTGGATCAATGCCTGCTACAAAACTGGCCGTGATGGAAATGAACCCTGTATTTGTGACCATCGCCCGCGCTGTAATTGCGGGAATCCTGGCCCTTTCCGTTCTTTTATTATATAAGGAAAAACGGCCTGAGAAAACTCAGATTTTTTCTTTGATACTGGTCGCTATAGGCTGTGTCATAGGTTTTCCGTTGCTTTCTTCATTAGCCCTGCAGCATCTTTCCTCAGCGCATTCTATTGTATTTCTTGGGATGCTTCCTTTGTCAACAGCAGTTTTCGGAGTCCTCCGTGGAGGAGAAAGACCTCATCCTGTATTCTGGTTTTTTTCCGTTGTGGGTAGTTTATTGGTTATGGGATATGCTTTTTCGCAGGGGATTTCAGCTTCGCCTGTAGGAGATCTACTGATGCTTCTTGCTGTAATTTTGTGTGGACTGGGATATGCTGAAGGAGCAAAACTTTCAAAAAGCCTTGGAGGATGGCAGGTTATTTCCTGGGCATTGGTATTGTCTTTACCTGTAATGCTTCCGCTGTTTTTTATTTATTTTCCAAACAATCCAGGAACCATCAGCTTTAAGGGATGGTTCGGATTAGGGTATATTTCTTTATTTAGCATGTTTATTGGTTTTATATTCTGGTATAAGGGCTTGGCACAAGGAGGAATCTCCTCTGTGGGGCAGCTTCAGTTGTTACAGCCTTTCTTCGGACTTGCTTTGGCGGCATATTTTCTTCATGAGCAGGTAAGTGCAGGAATGGTGGGAGTGACTGTTGGAGTTATTGTATGTGTTGCAGGAACTAAAAAATTTGCAAAATAA
- a CDS encoding Crp/Fnr family transcriptional regulator produces the protein MVINESILHSAGAEIKEYHPTENLFCEGDSPHYYYQIITGEVKLNNYDEEGKEFIQNILSKGQSCGESILFIDKPYPMNAEAITECSVFKLSKSTFFALLNESPELCMEVNSFLSERLYYKFIMMQNISSQSPSKRLKGLMDYLKSFQIDERPYSFMIPLTRQQMASLTGLCVETAIRTIKHMERNKIVKIENRKILY, from the coding sequence ATGGTTATTAATGAAAGCATTTTGCACTCAGCGGGAGCAGAAATTAAAGAATACCACCCGACAGAAAACCTATTCTGTGAAGGTGATTCCCCTCATTACTACTATCAGATTATTACAGGAGAGGTAAAACTTAATAATTATGATGAAGAAGGGAAAGAGTTTATACAGAATATATTATCAAAAGGGCAGAGCTGTGGCGAGTCTATCCTTTTTATAGACAAGCCTTATCCGATGAATGCTGAAGCCATCACTGAATGTAGTGTTTTCAAGCTTTCTAAGTCAACTTTCTTTGCCCTTTTGAATGAATCGCCGGAACTGTGTATGGAAGTGAACAGCTTTCTTTCTGAAAGACTTTACTATAAATTTATAATGATGCAGAATATATCCTCCCAAAGCCCTTCTAAAAGGCTTAAGGGATTAATGGATTATCTTAAAAGCTTTCAAATAGATGAGAGGCCCTATTCATTCATGATTCCGTTAACAAGACAACAAATGGCCAGTCTTACCGGCCTTTGTGTGGAAACCGCGATACGGACCATCAAACACATGGAAAGAAACAAGATTGTTAAAATCGAAAATCGTAAAATTTTGTATTAA
- a CDS encoding Crp/Fnr family transcriptional regulator, whose protein sequence is MKNINNYLAKVLNVPIQNVNTCSLHYEAKKIPKNQFLLQYGEICRHIFFVEKGLLKMYSIDKNGKEHIIQFAPESWLISDRSSLYFNEKSIYYIEAVEDSEILFLHPDFFNKLVEQFPNSIERSDFLLQKHIRSLQNRINSLLGETAEERYMKFIKMYPDLLLRVPQWMIASYLGITPESLSRVRKELARKNFVPDKK, encoded by the coding sequence ATGAAGAATATTAATAATTATTTAGCCAAAGTTTTAAACGTTCCTATTCAAAATGTAAATACATGCAGCCTCCATTACGAAGCGAAGAAAATTCCTAAAAACCAGTTTCTTCTCCAGTATGGAGAAATCTGCAGGCATATATTTTTTGTAGAGAAAGGGCTTTTAAAAATGTATTCCATTGACAAGAACGGAAAGGAACATATCATTCAGTTTGCACCGGAAAGCTGGCTGATTTCTGACCGCAGCAGTCTTTATTTTAATGAGAAATCCATCTATTATATAGAAGCTGTTGAAGATTCTGAAATATTATTCTTACATCCCGATTTCTTCAATAAACTGGTAGAACAGTTCCCTAACAGTATTGAAAGAAGTGATTTCCTGCTTCAGAAACACATCAGGAGTTTACAAAACAGGATCAATTCTTTACTGGGAGAAACGGCAGAAGAAAGATATATGAAATTCATCAAAATGTATCCGGATTTGTTGTTAAGAGTTCCTCAATGGATGATTGCCTCTTATCTGGGCATCACTCCTGAAAGTTTAAGCAGGGTAAGAAAAGAGCTGGCAAGAAAAAATTTCGTTCCGGATAAAAAGTAA
- a CDS encoding aminotransferase-like domain-containing protein, whose amino-acid sequence MSKEFLYTEIADGIAGQIKNGILKAGDKLPSVRMLCQEHRVSMNTAKRVFLELESQSLIESKPQSGYFVSQFLSVNLPLPEISRPSLIANNDEPDELISKVYENMGRKDFTFFSIGIPSGDLLPQAKLKKEIVQAIRELKEGGTEYEELQGNLKLRRMIAIRSLQWGGNLHENDLVTTNGGMNALSFCLMALGQPGDTIAIESPCYPGILQLANGLGLKVLELPTHPTTGIEIEALKKVIPKINLCLLIPNFNSPLGSCMPDENKKEVVKILSENNIPLIEDDVYGDLYFGASRPRCCKSFDTDGNVLYCSSISKTLAPGYRVGWIAPGKYKDKILKLKLLHSTSSISIVNEAVANFKKSGKYEKHLQKLRRTLQSNYQNYVQTIAESFPEGTRTSRPQGGLSLWVEFDRKIRTTELYDLAIKQNISIAPGRMFTFQEQFENCMRLCIGLPWSEDTQAKLRQVGTLAKKISI is encoded by the coding sequence ATGAGCAAAGAATTTTTATATACAGAAATTGCAGACGGCATTGCCGGGCAAATTAAAAATGGGATATTGAAAGCGGGAGACAAACTTCCATCCGTAAGAATGCTATGTCAGGAACACCGGGTAAGCATGAATACTGCAAAACGGGTTTTTCTGGAGCTTGAATCCCAATCCCTGATTGAGTCTAAACCCCAATCAGGGTACTTTGTAAGCCAATTTCTGTCCGTTAACCTTCCCTTACCTGAAATAAGCCGGCCATCTCTGATCGCCAATAATGATGAACCAGATGAACTTATCAGTAAGGTTTACGAGAATATGGGGCGGAAAGACTTTACCTTTTTTTCGATCGGTATTCCGTCCGGTGACCTTCTTCCGCAGGCTAAGCTGAAAAAAGAAATAGTTCAGGCTATCCGGGAACTGAAAGAAGGGGGCACAGAGTACGAAGAACTCCAGGGAAATCTCAAATTAAGGAGAATGATTGCCATACGTTCTTTACAATGGGGAGGTAACCTCCATGAAAACGATCTCGTTACAACCAATGGTGGGATGAATGCACTGTCTTTCTGTCTGATGGCTTTAGGCCAACCAGGTGATACCATCGCTATAGAAAGCCCTTGTTATCCCGGAATCCTGCAATTAGCCAACGGATTGGGACTCAAAGTACTTGAGCTTCCTACCCATCCTACTACCGGAATTGAAATTGAAGCTTTAAAAAAAGTAATTCCTAAGATCAATCTATGCCTGCTGATTCCCAACTTTAATTCTCCTTTAGGCAGTTGTATGCCTGACGAAAATAAAAAGGAAGTGGTGAAAATTCTTTCTGAAAATAACATCCCGTTAATTGAAGATGATGTCTATGGTGATCTTTATTTTGGAGCTTCCCGTCCCAGATGTTGTAAATCTTTTGACACAGACGGAAATGTTTTATATTGCAGCTCTATTTCAAAAACACTGGCTCCTGGCTATCGGGTTGGATGGATTGCTCCCGGAAAATATAAAGATAAAATCTTAAAACTTAAACTGCTGCATTCCACATCTTCAATCTCCATCGTGAATGAAGCTGTGGCTAATTTTAAGAAATCCGGAAAATATGAAAAGCACCTTCAAAAGCTTCGCAGAACACTCCAAAGCAATTATCAGAATTATGTACAGACCATTGCAGAATCATTTCCTGAAGGAACCAGGACAAGTCGCCCACAGGGAGGGCTTTCCCTTTGGGTGGAATTCGATAGGAAAATCCGGACGACTGAGCTTTATGATCTGGCCATTAAGCAAAACATCAGTATCGCCCCGGGAAGGATGTTTACCTTTCAGGAACAGTTTGAAAATTGCATGAGGCTTTGTATCGGCCTTCCCTGGTCGGAAGATACTCAGGCTAAACTCAGACAAGTAGGAACGCTTGCTAAAAAAATAAGTATTTAA